In Castanea sativa cultivar Marrone di Chiusa Pesio chromosome 6, ASM4071231v1, a single window of DNA contains:
- the LOC142638170 gene encoding cellulose synthase-like protein E1, whose protein sequence is MGSDGYLPLFETRRARGRVLYRLFVVSVFVGICLIWIYRVSHIPRKGEDGKWGWIGLLGAEFWFGLYWVLTQALRWNQVYRCTFKDRLSQRHEKELPKVDVFVCTADPVIEPPVMVINTVLSVMAYDYPPEKLSVYLSDDGGSDLTFYALLEASHFAKHWLPYCKKFKVEPRSPAEYFNSSDDPLDANQSKELVFIKKLYDEMENRIKNAAKLARIPEELRSKHRGFSQWYSYSSQRNHDTILQILIDGRDPNAKDKDGFVLPTLVYLAREKRPQHHHNFKAGAMNALIRMSSEISNGPIILNVDCDMCSNNSHSVRDALCFFMDEEKGHEIAFVQFPQNFKNVTRNEIYDASLRVLTEVEFHGLDGCGGPSYGGTGCFHRRDTLCGRKFSKEYKTDWSSLNGIRRKDNVHELEKNLKGLASSTYDKNTPWGKEMGLLYGCPVEDVITGLSIQCRGWKSVYFNPSKKAFLGIAPTTLPNALVQHKRWSEGGLQILFSRYSPAWYAQGKISLALQMGYCAYCLWAPNCLATLYYTFIPSLYLLRGISLFPQISSPWFIPFAYVISAKHICGLAEFLWCGGTILGWWNSQRMWLYKRTSSYLFAFMDTILKLLGFAESGFVISTKIANEDVSQRYEKEIMEFGTSTPMFTILSTLAMINLVCFVGVLKEALMGKGIIRVYETMSFQFVLCRILVLINFPLYQALFLRKDQGKLPSSLAAKSIVLALLACISFTLLY, encoded by the exons ATGGGAAGTGATGGGTATCTTCCATTGTTTGAAACAAGGAGAGCTAGGGGTAGAGTCCTCTATAGGCTCTTTGTGGTCTCTGTGTTTGTGGGCATATGCTTGATTTGGATTTATAGAGTGAGTCATATACCAAGAAAAGGTGAAGATGGGAAATGGGGTTGGATTGGTTTGCTTGGAGCTGAGTTCTGGTTTGGTCTTTACTGGGTCCTAACTCAAGCCCTCCGGTGGAACCAAGTCTATAGGTGCACCTTCAAGGACAGGCTCTCTCAGAG GCATGAAAAAGAATTGCCCAAGGTGGACGTATTTGTGTGCACTGCGGATCCAGTGATCGAGCCACCAGTGATGGTGATCAATACTGTTCTATCAGTAATGGCATATGACTATCCACCAGAGAAGCTAAGTGTGTATCTTTCAGATGATGGTGGATCAGATCTTACCTTCTATGCTCTCTTAGAAGCCTCTCACTTTGCTAAGCATTGGCTACCATATTGCAAGAAATTCAAGGTGGAGCCAAGGTCACCAGCTGAATATTTCAACTCAAGTGATGACCCACTTGATGCTAATCAGTCCAAAGAGTTGGTGTTTATAAAG AAATTATATGACGAAATGGAGAATCGAATAAAAAATGCAGCCAAGCTAGCTCGAATCCCAGAAGAATTACGCTCAAAACACAGAGGATTTTCTCAATGGTATTCATATTCTTCTCAACGAAACCATGACACAATTCTTCAA ATATTAATTGATGGGAGAGACCCCAATGCCAAAGATAAAGATGGGTTTGTGTTGCCAACTCTGGTTTATTTGGCTCGCGAGAAGAGACCCCAACATCACCACAACTTCAAAGCTGGAGCAATGAATGCATTG ATAAGAATGTCATCAGAGATTAGCAATGGACCAATCATTCTTAATGTGGACTGTGATATGTGCTCAAACAATTCACATTCTGTACGAGATGCATTATGCTTTTTCATGGATGAAGAGAAGGGCCACGAGATTGCTTTTGTGCAGTTTCCCCAGAATTTTAAGAATGTTACTAGGAATGAAATATATGATGCTTCATTGAGAGTACTAACTGAG GTGGAATTCCATGGTTTAGATGGTTGTGGAGGCCCTTCATATGGTGGAACAGGATGCTTTCACAGAAGAGACACTCTATGTGGGAGGAAGTTCAGTAAGGAATATAAGACTGACTGGAGTAGTTTGAACGGCATAAGGAGAAAAGACAATGTtcatgaattagaaaaaaatttgaagggtCTTGCCAGCTCTACCTATGACAAAAACACTCCATGGGGAAAAGAG ATGGGCTTGCTATATGGATGTCCAGTAGAAGATGTGATAACTGGGTTATCAATCCAATGTCGGGGGTGGAAATCAGTCTACTTTAATCCATCAAAAAAGGCTTTCTTAGGAATAGCCCCAACTACACTCCCTAATGCACTTGTGCAGCATAAGAGATGGTCTGAAGGCGGTCTCCAGATTTTGTTTTCTAGGTACAGTCCAGCATGGTATGCACAAGGAAAGATTAGCTTGGCCCTTCAAATGGGATATTGCGCCTATTGTCTTTGGGCTCCTAATTGCTTGGCAACACTATATTACACTTTTATCCCTTCACTTTATCTCCTCAGAGGAATTTCCTTGTTTCCACAG ATCTCAAGCCCATGGTTCATACCATTTGCATATGTGATATCTGCTAAACACATTTGTGGCTTAGCCGAGTTTCTGTGGTGTGGTGGTACAATCCTAGGGTGGTGGAATAGCCAAAGGATGTGGCTTTACAAGAGAACAAGTTCCTATCTCTTTGCCTTTATGGACACCATTTTAAAATTACTAGGCTTTGCTGAGTCAGGATTTGTAATCTCAACCAAGATAGCTAACGAAGATGTGTCCCAAAGATATGAGAAAGAAATAATGGAGTTTGGAACTTCCACTCCAATGTTCACAATATTATCAACACTTGCAATGATAAATTTGGTATGCTTTGTTGGGGTGTTGAAAGAAGCATTGATGGGTAAAGGAATCATAAGAGTTTACGAGACAATGAGTTTCCAATTTGTTCTTTGTAGGATTTTGGTTCTCATCAACTTTCCTTTGTACCAAGCCCTTTTCCTGAGGAAGGACCAGGGTAAGCTGCCAAGCTCCTTAGCAGCCAAATCAATTGTATTAGCTCTATTGGCTTGTATCAGTTTTACATTATTGTACTAA